cgcacatgggaatcggaatcggaatgggtatcaaatacttggtaagggtaatgggttttggtgaaagtatttagcatgtttggtagttgggtggaatgggaatgattattaatagttggggaaaaaatgatgaagggagatgaaacccttatttaataagggtatgggttttgccattaatagggtattccaaacccatagtagtattcacaaaacctatcaaccaaacactaacaatcactttgatacccataccttatgcctaaaccccccaaccaaacacacccttaatatatTATTACTCATTTTACGTCTAAAAAACAAATGCGGCTCTGACTTTCCAAGTATTGCATACATCGAATTATGATAAACTTAAAATCGAGATGCTATTGAATTTGATTTGGAATGACCTAATgaggtttaaattttttatttttttttcatacggtttcatttataaaatttgaattcaaaatcTGCGGagtgaaattatttttactgAAATCTGTCATTTCTACGAcagtcttttatttatttatttatttttaactgaTTGAAGATCACATTGATGTCAAAGTTAAATGAACATCCTTTTCAATGACAAATTTAATTTGAGACCTGACAACATTAATTAGCTTGGCATAGTATTTCTTGTCTGTTCACTTATGGAAATGTGGAATATGAAAGTCCAGGGAGAGTCAGGTGGATGATATTCGAATTTTATTCTGAATATTTAAGAATTTTGAGTGATCTTTTATAGatttaatatctaatttattttagtgaaatatttttagtccaaataaaaaaatacttcaaATTTTCAGGATTTCAATTGAGTCACATATATATggaaaaattttacaaaattcaGTATCCAAActgaatttatatttaatatactatTATTGAAAATGGTATAGTGTGGATTAGACTGgagttttttgaatactactatgTAAGAAGTTAGGATAGTAGAATGTATTTATAAATTGAGTGCAATTCAATTGTTCGGTCCAGAGCTATTTGATTGGACACAATAATATAAGAGTCTAATACAACGAGTAAAAGTGAATGAGCAAAAAGAATGATATTTTTTGTACTCGAGGTTGATGTCGTTGATATAATGACTAATGGCAAGTTAGTCCGATGTGGCACGTGATCATTGGTTGAGAGCGGTAGTCATTCAATTGACACCGAGCTGTACGTGTGGGTTGATCAGGTCAGTCCTAACTTATTGGATCCCCCAGCCTATGTCCACTGGTGCTTTCATTTACTAGGCTAGTTGGATTGCCCTATAacctattaaaaaatatttaacaaatacCTAACTGAGTTaatccaaaatctaaaattttgttCAACTTTTGAGGCTCAATGCGTATAATTCAAATAGCACCCACCCCAAATTAGAACTATTGTTCGGATGATAAAAGTTTATTTAGTTAAAGTATAGATTAAGTGCgtagtttataatttttatatacctaataAGCTACGAGTTAGTTTGGGTGAATTAATCTGAATCGGTTGGTAATTCCCAGTCGACTACGTGTTATGTTtcctattttttacttttatatatatatatatatatatatatatatatatatatatatatatatatatatatactaacagTCACTCTCACTCCTATGTAATAGCACACataaattattgaattattgacaaaaattaaactcgaCCTGCAAGTACAAAAATTATGCAAACTACAAAGTGGTTAACGTGACATGTATgtattaccaattaatatatagtgcatgtttatagtttaatttaatgaagaatattttattttgtgcacattaagtataataaattaagtttttaattCTACTTTTTTACATACAAGGTTATGATTGaaggaaaggaaataaaagaAATGTCAACAATATCTaacaaaaagttttttttttttttgaaaacacaaaaaGTATTCTTAATCGTTGTTTATATATCCGGCAATGGCCATAATTTACAACAGCATCTGTAATCTTAGTAAAACGAGAAAGGGGTTAAGGATTTACCTTTGTAAAATATTAGGGGACAAGGGTCaatcaaaagttataactaataacaaataaatgACTTTATtcctttatattatttttataataacgcTACTTTTTATCACACAATGTTGGGCTCCAAGCCTCTGCCCAATACCTAAATGCTATAGGTAATAATTTAATACTATCAATCAACCAAACCAACTAATACAATaggtaacatatatatatagtctttgATGCGTGCTCTCTGAAACTCTGCCAAATAACTATAAAGATGTAAATTAAATAAGCCTAAGTAGTCGTTGTCCGTATATACTTGACTCAAACCAATAAGGCCAATAAACAATTCTCACcccaattaaaattaaaactttgtaattaACAAACCAATAGGTGGTTCTCCCATCGCATACATAATCTTTCAAAACAAGACCTATGCCATGCATTCCCCTTGAATACAAGTGATCAATTATATTTATGTCACTTTCCTTGTATAACATCAATGTTAGTTAAATTAAAGATCCGTTTCAACTAAACCTTTttactagtattatatatagcaattaatatacatatataacttaAATTATATAAGATATGGTCAATAATCTTGAGCCATGCATGGTGTcaccataataataaataaactttcTTCCTTACCCAGCCATcattcaatatttcaattacccaaaatccccCATATTTATACCTCTTCAAATCCATCTTTCCTTTtcaccttcttcttctccttcttcaatCTGCAGatcccaagaaaattaaaactgcagaattgaagaagaaaatggtGAACAGTAATACCCATCCAGAAGTTGTGCTGATCAAGCAAGATGACGATAAGTTTTTCTCGAGACTTTTGACGAAGGAAAATTGTTCAAAAGGCGGCGAATCTTCTTTGAGATTCTATTACTATGAAGGATCTTCTGGTTCGATTCCGTTCTGCTGGGAATCTCAGCCGGGAACGCCTAAACCGTCGTTTAACGGCGGTTCTACGCCGCCGCTCACTCCGCCGCCGTCGTACCagtcctccgccgccgccgggaAATCAGTGCAGAAAGCTTCGAGGAAACCGAGGTTTTTGTGTCcgtcttttttcttcttccacaaAGGTTCTTCCAAGAAAACCGTTAGCGATGTTTTCGCACCTAATTCTCTCTGGTCTCCCTCGGCTTCGCCGTCGTGTTCGTCGTCGTTCTCGTCTTCCTCCGCGGTGGCCTTAAACCGGCGGCGGCACCGGCGGTCGAGGTCGGATGTGGGATTCGATGAGTACGGTGATCCGGTGGTCGCCGGCGGTGTTTCTCCGACGTCGACTCTGTGCGGAAAGAGTTTTCGTGTGGGAAGGATGAAGAGGGCGTTATTGTCCATTGTTGGTAGTCGCGGTTATTAGTTCAGGTAGTTGAGTGCATTACAAGGCCACCTTAATCACGCAGTAATGATTCTATGCTTGTTAATTGCCTCAATTATTGTGTTAATTAtcatgaataaatttttagagTATTTCATGTGAAAATCTCAAAATAATGATAAGTGTATCatcaattttaaaagaaattacttatgattaaaaaattacaacccTGCCTTGGAAAGTGTGTCATGTGAGACAACGGGTGGGCACGATTTTCGTACGTGAATGTTATGATTTTATTCTTGTTAGCCCTTTCTCAGTCAAGTCCCTCACCTAAGGTCTTCTTAGTGTGATTTACCTATCTAGCTCCTATTTGGTTTGCGGACTATTACATAAAAGGGTGATTTACCTTGTCCACATCTATGATAGTGGTTGGTTCACCCAGTATATAACATCCTATAGTAATTGTTGATTTCTCTCACTACAAAATGGTTTAAAAATCTCATCCTTTTCATTTTTGGTATTAGGATGTAGTGAGTACAGAAGAATTTATATACACGCATATAGTTCATCAATTTTTcctatgttataaatttatagttCAGAAAATTTTCCTAtgttataatataaattaatagttCATCAATTTTTcctatgttataaatttattctCTCTTTATCAATTTTTACAAGTTTAGTCCTTTAACTTTTAAATGAGTTGTAAATTTAGTCAATTTGCTAACTGAGATGCCAAGTTCCATTAGTAGTATCAAGGGTTAGTTTCatgagaaaattatatatatatatagagaaaggTTTAGGTGCGGGTATATCTtctcgtgcggttgtgcggtactaaccttaagcattaaaacgacgcaccttaagtatacaaaccacgcacctaaagtttttaaatggtgcacttTCAGTTGAGAACACATtgcgcaccttaaacacacaaaccacgcactttaagtacacaaGCCACGCAAcgacacaaatcacgcacctaatgTTTTataatgacgcaccttaagaacaaaagtacgcacctaaagccactgcacaaccgcacgggaactgaattttatatatatatatatatatatatatatatatatatatatatatatatatatatatatatattaaaagttacaaatatatcaccatAAAACCCTAGATACAATCAAAGCTTCTTTAAAGTCTTAATAGTCAAGAGATTGAATTTACAACTCATTTAACAATTAAAGGATCATATTCATAAGCCCTCACCTACGTTGATTTAGTGGATAAGAAGTTAGTTTAACTTAAGACTAGCTTCCATCTGCAAGATTAGAAGTTAGATTTTTCTTATCACCTTAGCCAACAAAACTCACAAAAAGGTAAACCAATTCAAAAAGGCCAATAGATTACCCTCATTAAAAAGTTCAATATAAAATATTgggttaattctattttttgtcatagatttataggtggcaccatgacaatccacttttagatGTTTTAGTCATTCTTTTTCAGAACATCCCTCTTTGATCTTAGTATTTTTGTGtcatgactatttttggtcctgCGTCaatgaaattgttgaaatatcgttaaatacaaacccatttcgatcatttttatacGAAGTGAATTAACcagctatatttttatttttattttttgaaaaaaaattcataattgaagacctaaatgtcattgtattttacgaaatttaaactgttttgttaatAAAGGAGCAAAATTTGTCATTCTACAAAATAATAGAACAAACCAAAGAAgaatgatttaaaaatataaattgaagGTGAATTATTACCTAtaagacaaaaataaaattaactataaaatatTATCGTTATTATCAAACCAATAATTCGACAAGTTAGTTAAATTATGGTTTCATAGCACTATTTGGTTAATGGCGAGGGTGACTGAGCAGAAGTTATAGATATTGTCATTGTCTGAAGACACATCATATCCATAGACCTTTGGTTGCACATGCACCCCAACGTACGAGTGTAGGGTCCGATGTTATTCATGATTCATCTGACTTAGATTGATGTGGGGTTCAATGTTATTCATCATTCATCTCACCTAGATTCATGTAtcatttcaataattgtttcataaATTTGTTGTAGTGacttaattttatgaatttaaaatatctattttatgaatttataataGTAAATTTATGAAATTACAATAGTCACTTTATGAAttcatattgatatttttttttatgttttatagtaagaaattatgaattttctagctgtgtatataatataaaaagaattatatatataaacttaggTATGGAAATGACTAAATGAGCATTATTGATTATCATCAATTCATGGCTCATTATTGCCGTAGCGTAGAGATTAGTTCATGCAACTGGGCAAGTGGTTTTACGGTCGATTGGTAGCAAGTACACACATTTAAAAGGCTTTTACtcgtaaaagaaaaaaaaaattataatctcTTTTAATGTTATGATGATAATTATTGATAGAACTAATTGACTCGAGTTTTAAACATATCAACTTAGGTCACATAAAATATAGGGATAGAATGGATAATTGAGTAGAACTTCAATAATATTAGATGAATTAGAGCTAGCTAGAATATTACAAGAAGTTTGTAGGAATATGACATAATTActttgtaataattaattaggacATGATGCTGTAGAAGAATAAGACAAAATCAATATATACATGAAAGTCTTAACCAATTTAGCTAACTTCGTGGTAGACCACAGGATCGGGTCAAAGCCCGTATGGTGGGTCACGGGGTTAGTTTGAATACAGCCACGGAGGTAGGCCTTCGAGGGTGGAATAGTTATCGCCAGGGCCGGCTATGGAGGCCCATTGCCTAGACACGGACTTGGATTTCGTGTCTAACCACCCGACTCGGGTAGCTTCATTTGAGTCTCTCGGTCCAAACCGCCTAGTCCAGGGCCTTCACTTAAAGCAACTAGCTCTTCTATTTTGGCCTTTTGAGTTCGAGTCACCTTCTTGGACCTCAAGTCACCTTCTTAGACCGCCCAAGTTATGGGTCATTATTGTGTCTAGGACATTATCTTCATATTTCATAAATCTGCAGtactatttttgtttattatataatattatttttctgtGAAAATGTCTTTCTATTTTCACAgtattcttttttatatttttaacctACATATGTATTACAAGGATTACAAAAT
This portion of the Ipomoea triloba cultivar NCNSP0323 chromosome 5, ASM357664v1 genome encodes:
- the LOC116020867 gene encoding uncharacterized protein LOC116020867, with translation MVNSNTHPEVVLIKQDDDKFFSRLLTKENCSKGGESSLRFYYYEGSSGSIPFCWESQPGTPKPSFNGGSTPPLTPPPSYQSSAAAGKSVQKASRKPRFLCPSFFFFHKGSSKKTVSDVFAPNSLWSPSASPSCSSSFSSSSAVALNRRRHRRSRSDVGFDEYGDPVVAGGVSPTSTLCGKSFRVGRMKRALLSIVGSRGY